From one Pseudomonas sp. MYb118 genomic stretch:
- a CDS encoding GNAT family N-acetyltransferase, with product MQQSITGFDGVDGVREFSSDAAILAAFSLIRQLRPRLTSAELWLSAFKRQASSGYRVLLIVSNNTPTALAGFRLQENLIHGKFLYVDDLVTDATTRSAGLGRQLMDALMQVARDCGCDHLVLDTGLANHDAQRFYTRCGMTNLATRFVKSVGDQQ from the coding sequence ATGCAGCAGTCCATCACCGGCTTTGATGGCGTCGACGGCGTCAGAGAGTTTTCCAGCGACGCAGCGATTCTGGCGGCCTTCAGCCTGATCCGGCAACTGCGACCACGCTTGACCAGCGCCGAGCTGTGGCTCAGTGCATTCAAGCGCCAGGCCAGCAGCGGTTACCGCGTGTTGCTGATCGTCAGTAACAACACGCCCACGGCGCTGGCAGGCTTTCGGCTCCAGGAAAACCTGATTCACGGCAAATTCCTGTACGTCGACGACCTGGTCACCGATGCCACGACTCGCAGCGCCGGGTTGGGCAGGCAATTGATGGACGCGCTGATGCAAGTGGCGAGGGATTGCGGGTGCGATCACCTGGTGCTCGACACCGGTCTTGCCAACCATGACGCGCAACGCTTTTACACACGCTGTGGCATGACCAACCTGGCCACGCGCTTTGTCAAATCAGTAGGGGACCAGCAATGA
- a CDS encoding FMN-dependent NADH-azoreductase gives MNASGYLLHVAASPNAEQSTSTALGRLLTEQLAHKMRNVAVVERDIGTHAPPVPSRQFAADNLLPLEQRSDNLESEILIEELEAAKALVISTPMHNFGVPAVLKAWIDQILRPQRTFARSSKGKQGLLEDRPVFIIVTCGGPVTGPYAQQDFLTPYLEYVLPTIGLSNIQVIRLDSMVRTPEHTASQIEQCKAWIAEQVANLCEVA, from the coding sequence ATGAACGCTTCCGGATACCTGTTGCATGTCGCGGCCAGCCCGAATGCCGAACAGTCGACCAGCACCGCCCTGGGGCGCCTGCTGACTGAGCAGCTCGCGCACAAAATGCGCAACGTCGCGGTGGTCGAGCGCGATATCGGGACCCACGCGCCGCCGGTGCCCAGCCGTCAGTTCGCGGCGGATAACCTGCTGCCGCTGGAGCAGCGCTCGGACAACCTAGAATCGGAAATACTCATCGAAGAACTGGAGGCGGCCAAGGCGCTCGTCATCTCCACGCCCATGCATAACTTTGGTGTGCCGGCCGTGCTCAAGGCCTGGATTGATCAGATCCTGCGCCCGCAACGCACGTTTGCGCGCTCGAGCAAGGGCAAGCAAGGGCTGCTGGAGGATCGTCCGGTGTTCATCATCGTCACCTGTGGCGGCCCCGTGACCGGGCCTTACGCCCAGCAGGATTTCCTCACGCCTTATCTGGAATATGTTCTGCCAACCATCGGCCTGTCGAATATTCAGGTCATCCGGCTGGACAGCATGGTGCGCACGCCCGAGCACACTGCCTCGCAAATTGAACAGTGC